In the Populus nigra chromosome 2, ddPopNigr1.1, whole genome shotgun sequence genome, CGATGAGAACAAATGACCGAAGATAACTTACTGAATTTTGGAtaactcattttattttttggttaggAACTAGGCTCTTGGTAGAATTTACTGGTTGCTACTTTGCTAGTTATGTTGGTCTCCCCGCTTTCTCCTATTCTGTTAAGAGGTCAGGTTATAATATACTTTTTTTGTGAGTGCTGTATCATATTCGAGTATAACTGaaactttttttcattcaagGAAAAGCATCGCAGCACCATTTTCTTATTATGTGAGAATCACGCTTCTTGGTAGTGTCAGGCACCAGCGCTGTATTAGAATGATAATTATTCAGAATTGTGTTTCTTGGGGTATTCATTATGAGGTTTCAATTTCGAGTCTCAATTCTATGTAAAAAAATCCCTAACAAATTTACCGTCCCCCTTTCCCTGAGCGGCTTAGCCCCTCTAGGCATTAAGGATTGAAATGTTAATGTGTTAATTATGGAAtatgattaaaattgaaatcaaattttaatgtaGGATTGGCCAAGATATTGAAGAAGTATGACAAGAGAACAGGTGGGTTATTGCGCCTTCCATTCATTCAAAAGGTGCTGGAGCAACCCTTTTTTATTACTGATCTAGTATCAAAGCTTGTCAAGCAATGCGAATACATGATAGATACAGTATTCCCtgtagaggaagaagagagagtgaAAGAAGGAAGAGAAGCAATAATGGTTGCGGGAGAAGGGATTTTCAGGAACACAATTGCAGCTCTAATGACCATGCAAGAAATTAGAAGAGGCAGCTCTACTTACAGCCATTTCTCTCTGCCTCCTCTGAACTTGCCAGATTCTGATCTTATTCAGTCACTCCACCTCAATTCCCCTATACCCATTGTCTAACAAGATTGGATTTTATGAAATACTAGATACTGTCGTAGTTACACAACAATATGATAgttgattaataatttatttctctctttttttgtataCAATAGTGTCAATGCAGTTTCTAATGATGATTAACGAATTCAGATTCAATTACGAGTCTGTTGGTGCATTAAGTTGAGGAGATTTGGGCCATATGGTTATTTTATTCaggaaatatattttattcagGTAATATCCGAAAGTAGAGCTTCTACCTTGGAGCACAATTAATTGGAAATAATAATCTCCACAGGATATTCTGCTTGTTCCTCAATAGACATGTCATCCAGGAACCGATACCAAAAGCCaagtattttgaatattaacgtCATGATCCTTTGGTAGATCCACAGACATATGAATTGGACGAAGTTACGAGCAACCATGATTGGCAAAATAATCCACGCAGCAAAAATAAGACGCCCTAGCAGGGCTGGGAGCAGGACCGATACCAATGAGATCGATGAAAAAGATCCTGCGAAGAAAGCAACATGACCTGAAAGTCGAGAGTACCAAGTGCACTTAAATCTCATGTTGGCAGCAAATGCAAAGCAATAGATGATTGTTGCCAGCAGAAAAGCCCACATGCTTGGTAAGCTTGTTTGAAATGGAGACTGAGCTGTGCCTTGGAATTTAACTTGAATGACAGCAATTAGCAAGGGATTGAGAAATGCAAAGACAGCATGGCATGGTGTTGAGAAAATAAACCCTTGCAAACTGCAAAACAGAGTAACCTCATCAAAATGTCTTACAATCTTAATGCACATCAACATATTGCCTTATGAAGCGATAATAGTGGATGAAAGATTGGTAAAGATGTATATAACCTTTCCTCACAGCGGCAAAGATTAGCATCGTAGTGACAGCCGAAGTTTTGCTTGccttgtccttttcttttatgagtTCTTTGGGAGGATTTGCCAAGTCTTCCAACTGGATAGCCAGAGCCCCGCTGTTTCCTCATCTCAATGTAGTATGCCTCTTCTCCACGATTGTAAATCATGTTTCGAGACCAAGTGTTTATATAATTAACCTTGATAAATTTGTTGACGTCATGTGAGCCGAAGGCACTTTTGTTTCTACAGAGGACTCAGGGACACACTTTTTTTCCTATCTACCGTGGACTCAGAGGGACACTTTTTTCTGTGCAAAGAGAACTTGGGGGCCACTTTCCTTATGATTGTTCCTCCATTTCCCGATTGACATTGCTGAGGCCGTCACAATAATGTCATTCTCGTTACACGTCAGGATGCACTTCGTATGGGTTTGTATGCCACAGAACCTTGTCAATTGAATTTACAAATGTGACCAAATCACTGTCATGATCCAGTGATTTGGTAATTGTATTTCTTCTCATGAAGCATTGTTTATTGCTTGATTTATACCCTTCCTTGTAAAACACTATTCATTCATGATTCATAGTAAAGAACATATCCCTAAGGTACTTTCGTGATGACTTCCTGAACCTCTTCCTTTTTGGTTTCCACTAATGCCAAGTTTCTTAAAAACGTCATGAATCCTTGCCAATattaagtaatactctaaaaggtgtgggaaaaacactgtagcttcCCCACACCTTTTAACTTCTCCcacttttcttattatttccCCATTCCCCACACCTTTTACTTTCCCCATTATTTCcccattattaatataataataataataataataataataataataataattattattattattatattataacacacatatattttttcgtttttaattttttttgttttgatttatttttttatgcttttatggtttttgtttgcttttttgtttgtgtttttttcttttaatgaattttttttgtttaatttagtttgttaatggtaaaaaattttttatttagttatcatattttcatgaaacggatcccaggtttgatgaattaacctggtttgacgagttaacctgaaattttattttttttgctttttttctttttaattaatttttttcgtttagtttagtttgttaatgttaaatttttttctatttaattatcaagctTTCATGACGTGTATCATGagcttgacaggttaacccagttaattatgggttaactcatcaatttttttttttctatttagttatcaaactttcatgacgcgaatctaaggtttgacaaattaacctgatttgaagggttaacccaattaattcagatttttttttctttttcttcattagtttttttttcatgttggttttttttttgtttttttttaattaatctatttaatttgcAGTCAGACCCATATCCAAGGCTCTTAGGTCTAGTGTTACaaccagactcacttaaacttgagtcatgtaagtttaatattattattaatattttaaatattactcttgggtcaagcgttgTAGCTAGACCAAAGGCTCTTGAGTATATTTTTGCAAAAAGACATAACACTGAtagatcttagctttttttgatattttttatgcaagaaaaaaaattcgtgGCGTGtgcctttgttttgtttttcttttttttttaagccttttattgTGGACTGCACACTGCAGTTCACAGTGAAAAAGATGATGCAtttagtttcttctttttttttatctttttttattctttttatcttttgtaattGTTCTtctaatttagtttcttaatattgatttttttctgtttaattatcagactttcatgacatggatctcagatttgacgggttaacccagttgatttagattgtttttctttttcctcattagttttgttcttcagatttcatcttttaatattgtatgcagtccatGGTGAAAAGGTtaatgcctttattttttttctttttaattaattttttttagtttgttgatattaaatttttttttatttagttatcagactttcatgacataaatctcaggtttgacgggttaacccagttaattcatatttttttttctttttcttcattagtttttttcttcctgttaatttttgttttttgatttttttaaattaatctatttaattgtcacacttttatgacacaaccttatagccagacccacattcAGTATTCTTGGGTCCGGTATTACAGCCAagctcacttaaacttgggtcatacaagtttaattttattttaatattataaatattactcttaggtcagACGTTGTAGCCAAACCTAAAATTTTTGGGTATAACTTtacagaaaaatccaaaatttttaaatttttattttttttaatattttttatgtaaaaaaaatgacccgCGGCATCACGCGGGTATCAAAGCTAGTTATattatattgagtgttgaatccttttaataattcaaaacaattttcaccaatttttttaatcattttaaaaaatactttcttcaagatttttttatcttggtaaTGTAACTCGCCAATAATCAAGAATTTATCTCATAAACTCTTAAAAGTTTACGATTGTTTGAATGTAACAATACTCTTTCTATAATCATATAATACAATTGAAACTCGTATCTCTATAACTCGCTCAATAGaacttaaaatatttgaaagagtATAAATTTAGTGAgtgtaataattataattttatgtctggttataaaaatttaatttagcacGATTTTAGAGTATGTtaagatttatgatttttagttaGTTTTGCTCTTGAAATAGtctttatatattatatgttcaaaatcatcttatatttttgtaaaaataaaagctatttataatttttcaaaagaaattagttGTTCGAACCCCACTAACAACTCAGATAGTTGATCGGTTCAGATTGGTCGAGCCAATCGATTGATCGATTCTTGAAGATTTTCAGGAGTTCATCCCTAATGAACAAACAGTTAACTAGGTTCACTTAATATAGCCAAGTAGTCGACCAGTTCAACTTAAGACCTaaatttgatagttttaaaCTTGGTGAATCTTGAATCGTCTCAATGCATATCAATCCTATAATAAATGCAATGTGTGGCGTgtgagtttattttaatttgtgctATCGAGTAAGATATGTAGAATTACATAATTAGCACCAAAATGAATACTAAAAAACTAAGTCTTCACTTGCTTTGTACCTTAGATTTGTTGATAGATTTTTTCGTTCAATTCTTCATCCTTGTTAATGTGAACTTTATATAAAGCCTGTTTATATTTATTCTCAACTAAGCATAtcattagtttatttttcattttattgtcattatcgaactatatataaatattaatatgtgaTTCAAAGATCAACTATTAATAACTCTATTTTTGGTGCATATGAATTCAtgcttaaaaaagaaattcaatagaAGTGTTTCCACCTTTAATGATACTATAATGAGTAGATCaaagcttgaaaaaatatatatttgatttgattttaagtttttattcaagttaaaatgtattttatggGTGGAAATGAGGTTTCAATGatccatgtgattttttcatgtgaaaaaaaaagttgaaattttggtttttattgtaaaaaaaaaacttgaaataattGAGAACtactactgtttttttttttttaagaaacaaaactGACCTGTGCTCTAAAACCTGGGCACATGGACCCAGATTTCAAGCCTAGAGGCATCTATTTGCAAGCCAGATGCACTTGGGTTATTATAAATGttgtttaaataattaataaaaatgattttttaaaagattattcaattattacatggtttttaaataatatttgatgttttttttttctaatacttgtttttatctattattataTAGGAAACAAATTTGTGCTTGTTATTAAAAACATATCTCATAAATATTCAacgaaattaaaatatatattctattatttttcatattacttTCTTTAAgtgattatttgttattttttatataggtgcataaaaataattaaaaaaatatttttttcttgtttttaaattgctttacaactcatgatatgtttttttattgaataaccATGTTTCTGAtagaaatttctttttccataaaatttaaaaagaattccatggataaagaaaatgaagtttttgcTAAATAAGTACATATTTTCCGgcttaatttaaattatctgAGTTTTCAagggtatttattttaaattttttaagtatttgttCAAATAACCatactttcaattaaaaaaatcattcttccaccaaaattaaaaaataaaatgatgaaaaagttaaaagattttGATAGAATAAATACGtttctatatataatttaaatcattagagttcttaagaatatttatttaattacttcaagaaaaaaatgtttttgaaaatggtCAAGCGATGTCAAGCGGGCATCCTGATTAGAACTAAAATGACCCATACGGCAAGAGAATCTTCTTGGCAAATGATTCATAGAatggaaagttaaaaaaatacagaagaaggaaagaaagaaaagaatggcGGTCACTGCTCATATGAACAGGTAACCACCAGTCCATTGTCAACGTGTTATGCCTTCCTCAGCTAAACCAGCAGCGCAATGTCAGGAAGTTAGCCCTTTTCAGCTTCGTTTTAGCCATCGTCCTGGTGTCAATAAATTACGCTTCTTTCAGCTCGATTGTGGGCTATAGGTCAGCCCATGAAGTCTTTGGGTCATTTTTGTTAGCCCAGTAAACTCTCTGTTTAGAAGTGTTGTGTTGTAATTTTAAGCCTTTCTGGAACTCGTTTGGAAAAGAAAGTTTCAATATTTTCCTCTCGATTCTTTTCATTCCCGTGCTAGGTGGGTCACTGTGACGACGCTTTTACGGCCATTGATTATCATCtaagtataatattttaaatgatagATCTGGGCAGAGCGGGTGGAATTGGGTATTTGCTTTCTTAATCTGATTTCTTATTGTGATAATTGGCAAGTGTTGTGATGAGGTGTTAGTGAGTGAAGCTGAGACTCATTTAGTGGCGGGGCAAGCTGTCATCAAGGTGATTGGCTATGTTCGCTGGATGAAGAAGGGAGGAGATGGTGGTGGTCAATACTAGTGCCGCCACTGCAAAGCAATTAATGAGACTGTTGGTTTGGTGGCCGATCTTGGAGGCTGTGGTTTCATTCGCAATAGGAATTGTTGCTCCACGTGGGTTCTTTTACGAACTCGTTGATGATAATTATCTTCCACTATCATGTTCATTTACAAGTCACGTGAttttaaactaataaataatcacaaaaaaaaataaaattaatgaaaagttaTAGTTGTGTaactttgattttgttgattgttttatgattttcaattattttgtaaGGATAAACTTGACTTGCGTGTGGGTTTTAATGAAAATCTGGATGACCTAATAGAGGGGCCCATTTGCATTTTATCAAAGAAAGGGAGATGTAATTGGATCAAAAACCATAGAAATTTGTTCATCCGAATAACTTACAGTACAGGGGTATATCCCATATACGGACATGGTGCATTACGTTCCCATACTCTCAATTTTGTTATAATTTAGTCCTCTTGTTACCTATAGCATAATCCAAAATAGTCCCTCTACTTTCTAATCATTATTCTTTAAATCCCACATGTTTTAAGGAATATGGTGCCCTTTGACTGGGGGATTTGACACTGtcggtaattaaaaaaaagagtgcaGTAGGATAATAAAAACGAGTTGTGAAATGGGAGGTGAGGAACCAAATACATCATTaattccaaatatatatattcttggaaGCCCATGG is a window encoding:
- the LOC133683017 gene encoding SPX domain-containing protein 3-like — translated: MPRKERETLWRRYAEEMLRKQKFEPDPKEDKHTDSKNRRTRLLVEFTGCYFASYVGLPAFSYSVKRSGLAKILKKYDKRTGGLLRLPFIQKVLEQPFFITDLVSKLVKQCEYMIDTVFPVEEEERVKEGREAIMVAGEGIFRNTIAALMTMQEIRRGSSTYSHFSLPPLNLPDSDLIQSLHLNSPIPIV